One window of Mangrovibacterium diazotrophicum genomic DNA carries:
- a CDS encoding Gfo/Idh/MocA family protein, translating into MFLTNQQLTKEDEFMNTKTRIERSRREFLKDLAMGGSAMFLLSAPWLKSFADDKPVSKSVSDQLSIAVIGTGSRGTLLLDFLLRIRETANIRVVAICDNYQPNLDVAQGLCQKNMCEVTTYTDYRKLIDREKLDGVVIATPLTEHAHIAVDCLSAGIHTFCEKAMARTPDDVKRMYDSHKASGKILQIGHQRMFNPIYLEGMRRIQEGDIGQVTQMRAYWHRNNNWRRPLPDNNFDLERQINWRLYKELSVGLLTELMTHQLQVALWVTGKVPVSVIGTGSNVFWKDSRTVPDSVSLTYTFPDGVQFVYDSMTSNKKYGLEEQILGSKGTIEFESNRVYTEVIPPAPGIRQLINNLERDLFDSIPVGGESWLPERAVEYKGAELMEADFYEDSQMQFEAFASFIRQGEIPRRMVAEAYYTSLWTLLGESAIDEGRKIIMPDQYQI; encoded by the coding sequence ATGTTTTTAACCAACCAACAGCTAACGAAGGAAGACGAATTTATGAACACGAAAACTAGAATAGAGAGAAGCAGACGCGAGTTCTTGAAAGATTTGGCCATGGGCGGATCTGCCATGTTTTTGTTGTCGGCTCCCTGGTTGAAGTCGTTTGCAGACGATAAACCGGTTTCCAAAAGCGTGTCCGATCAGCTCAGTATCGCCGTGATTGGAACAGGATCGAGAGGAACGCTTTTGTTGGATTTTTTGCTGCGAATTCGCGAAACCGCAAATATCCGGGTCGTCGCGATTTGCGATAATTATCAACCAAACCTGGACGTCGCGCAGGGCTTATGTCAGAAAAATATGTGTGAGGTGACGACTTACACCGATTACCGGAAATTAATCGATCGGGAGAAGTTGGATGGTGTTGTTATTGCAACTCCGCTGACCGAACACGCTCATATTGCCGTCGATTGCTTGTCGGCCGGGATTCACACCTTCTGCGAAAAAGCAATGGCTCGCACGCCGGATGACGTTAAACGCATGTACGATTCACACAAGGCAAGTGGCAAAATTTTGCAAATCGGTCACCAGCGCATGTTCAACCCAATTTACCTGGAAGGTATGAGACGCATACAGGAAGGGGATATCGGCCAGGTAACGCAGATGCGTGCTTATTGGCATCGCAATAACAACTGGCGCCGACCACTACCCGACAATAATTTCGATTTGGAACGACAAATCAACTGGCGCTTGTACAAGGAACTTTCTGTTGGCCTGCTGACGGAATTGATGACCCACCAGTTGCAGGTTGCCTTGTGGGTGACGGGTAAAGTTCCTGTCAGTGTGATCGGAACCGGGAGCAATGTGTTCTGGAAAGATAGTCGGACGGTTCCCGACAGCGTTTCGCTGACTTATACTTTCCCCGACGGCGTTCAATTTGTGTACGATTCCATGACCAGCAACAAAAAATATGGTTTGGAGGAGCAAATACTGGGAAGCAAAGGAACGATTGAGTTCGAGTCTAACCGAGTCTACACTGAAGTCATTCCGCCAGCGCCCGGAATACGCCAATTGATCAACAATTTGGAGCGTGATCTATTCGACAGTATTCCTGTTGGAGGAGAGTCGTGGCTGCCGGAAAGAGCGGTAGAATATAAGGGAGCCGAGTTGATGGAGGCAGATTTTTATGAGGATAGCCAGATGCAGTTTGAGGCCTTCGCGAGCTTTATTCGCCAGGGCGAAATTCCGCGAAGGATGGTTGCCGAAGCGTATTACACCAGCTTGTGGACGTTGCTTGGTGAGAGCGCGATTGATGAAGGGCGAAAGATAATCATGCCCGATCAGTATCAAATCTAA